One Deltaproteobacteria bacterium DNA window includes the following coding sequences:
- a CDS encoding ParA family protein, whose protein sequence is MAVISITNQKGGVGKTTTAINLGAGLARKGLRVLLVDLDAQCNATQFLYRRLEDDEPGVCEALLDERPLAKIVVKTKVDGLDLAPAGDSLANADLNLASLMGRERYLANLIDDKALRAYDHILIDTGPYLGLLTINAFVASDALIVPVSCEYLPLLGLKFLLETVDKVKRKLHPDLEILGFLLTMVDRREKITGEVEQVMQSRFGDRLFQTRIRINTKHKSAPHARETIFQYEGSASGKGTQDFAALTEEVLARLSGGKTRHGQKAR, encoded by the coding sequence ATGGCGGTCATTTCGATCACCAATCAAAAGGGCGGTGTCGGCAAAACCACCACCGCGATCAACCTGGGCGCCGGGCTCGCCCGCAAGGGTTTGCGCGTGCTGCTCGTCGATCTCGACGCGCAGTGCAACGCCACGCAGTTCCTGTACCGCCGCCTGGAAGACGATGAGCCCGGCGTGTGCGAAGCGCTGCTCGACGAACGTCCCCTCGCGAAAATCGTGGTCAAGACCAAGGTGGACGGGCTCGACCTCGCCCCCGCGGGCGACAGCCTGGCCAACGCCGACCTCAACCTCGCCAGCCTGATGGGACGCGAGCGCTATCTCGCGAATCTGATCGACGACAAGGCGCTGCGCGCGTACGACCACATCCTCATCGATACCGGGCCGTACCTCGGATTGCTGACGATCAACGCCTTCGTGGCTTCCGACGCGCTGATCGTGCCCGTGAGCTGCGAGTACCTGCCGCTGCTCGGGCTCAAGTTTTTGCTCGAAACCGTGGACAAGGTGAAGCGCAAGCTGCACCCCGATCTGGAGATTCTCGGATTTCTCCTGACGATGGTGGACCGCCGCGAAAAGATCACCGGCGAGGTCGAGCAGGTGATGCAGTCCCGGTTCGGCGATCGGTTGTTTCAGACCCGGATTCGGATTAATACCAAGCACAAGAGCGCGCCGCACGCCCGGGAGACGATCTTCCAGTATGAGGGTTCCGCCTCGGGGAAAGGGACGCAGGATTTTGCGGCCCTGACCGAAGAGGTGCTCGCGCGTCTTTCAGGAGGCAAGACCCGTCATGGCCAAAAAGCCCGGTAG